The Quercus robur chromosome 3, dhQueRobu3.1, whole genome shotgun sequence DNA segment GACAGTGTGCTATGGTCAGTTAACAATGTTTCGAGTGCCATCAAAGAAGCCTCTGCCACACCGGATTCTGTCTCACTCAAAGTTCGCACCAGTGGCTTCACTGCATCAGCCTTGACGAGGCAGAATGTATCTCTATGTGAACAAGCTGCACCATGAACAGAACATGAGATTCCGTTTGTTGATGAGGCTGAGCAGCACCAAGACATGTTCGGTAGAAGCTTAGTCAAAAAGAGCATTGGCATGGAATGCTTGCTTCTCTCTGTCATGATGGTTGTATCAGAGACTGACTGGCTGGTGGATTGGGATAGTTTGGCAAGTGCAATAGCTGTTCGCTGCTTGGCTAGTGAGCTGCCCCTGGAGAGAACACGAACTAGTGAAGGGTACAGTTCAAGTTTGCCCACTTGCCTCTGAAGTTCAGGTTTGCTAGGTTCTGCGTATCTCATCAGTGCTGCTAGAGCATTTTCTAGTAAAGATGTACCCTGGTCAGCAGGTGCCCTGTTTCCATTATATTTCTCATCGGCGTTGCAAATCACCTCATGAATGGCTTTTAATGTGTCCGATTTGCAGAGTATCTCATCAATAGTAATATCATCTTTGGGAAGCTGGCTAATGATTCCAGCAGCAGTGGACCTTTCTTCAATATCTAGTGAAGACGTGAGGATGCTTGCCAGGGTGGTAATTGCTAACTCTTTTGCAGGAGATGGTGGTAGCGAAACCCCTGCAGGATCACCTTCAGAAATGCAGTATATCAGCTTCATTGTCCACCGCTTCACCACAGGTTGGTCACTGTGAAGCAAAGAGAAGAGTTGCCCCGCCGCATTTTCATCTTGTCGAATTAGGTTTCGAGCTGTCTCAGATTTCTGGCTGAGTTCAACCAGCAGGTGTAAGAACTGAACCTTAGTTTGAGGATCAGAGCTGGCTACAAGCTGCAGAAGGAGATTGACATTATGCTTCGATTGGAGCTCCTGCAAGCCCTGATATTTCTGAAGTTCAAAGTGCTGACTAGCTCCAACCAGTAGAGCAAGAATCTCTGCAGCTTCTTCTTTCTCTCGTGGGTCAGACCTGACAAATGAGATGAGACCGAGCAAATGAGGTATTGTAACAGGATCTTTTAGAAGTCGCTTTACCATCTTGGGGTACTCTACAAGCTTTTTGATAGATCTGAGGCAAGTTGCTTTGCATGCTGGGGTACTTGAAGAGAGCATCTGGACTAAATTATGTGTGAATTGCTTGTCCTTTAAGACCTGAATGTTGATTTCCTTGAGTTGCATCTGTATCAATGCTGCAGCCATCAATGTTCTGGTCTCTTGAGGTCCTGCAAAAAGTGACACAGGTTATGGTTTGGCTTGCCATTAGATAGTGTATCATATGAGTGTGTGATATTACCTTGGTTAAAGCGAGCAACAAATGGTTGGAAGTGTCCGGCTTCAGCCATCTTAACAACAAAATGTGTATTAGAGGAGAGATTTTGCAACACATTGTGGGCATTCTGTGATACATCAGGGTTGTTGTTTGAGAGTAAAGAAACCAAAAGAGGAATGCAGTCTTTTGTACTTCCTATTTTCTCTGCAAGGGTTTCTCTTTCTGACAGCTCCAACAAGATTGCAATGGCATCTGGTTCTGTTCCATCTTTATAAATCTGCTTCACGATGCGACGGACAGCCCCTGCTTCAACCATGGCTTCCTGCAAGTTTCAAGcaacaaaaattattacattTAGTTAGGTGGAAGATGAAATAGTAATGTGATCAGCTACTGCACTCAGCATTTGCTTACTTTGTGATTATCACAGTATTTAGCTATGTAGTAAAGGCATTTTAGTGCCGCAGCACTATTTAACCTATCGTCTTTTAGTATCTCCACCAACTTTGGTATGAGTCGTTCCTCTGCAACTTTGGTTGCATATGAAGGCTTCTCCATCAAAAGTTGCATGTCCTCTAAGGCCTTGTTCTGTCTAGACGAGTCATCTGATTTGATTCCAGGCACTGCAGCTTGGAATCTTAAGTCCATATCTCGCTGCTTCCATTCTTCGATAGAGTTTCGAAGGGAAAGGTTTGGCGTAAGATCCAGGGATAGGAGCTCCTGTCTGCAGGTAGGGCACTTTCTCTCCCCCCTTTCAAAGTATTCCTGAATGGCTTTCCTCTCAAAGCTGTGGCCACAGGGGATTGCAACTGGGTCTGCCATCATCTCATGG contains these protein-coding regions:
- the LOC126718041 gene encoding U-box domain-containing protein 44-like; its protein translation is MDFNGEIQIALLQALWDNVTQQAIELVSETRDAMLNKNSFQEFSNNIFKLKSLLGSLNAKKVVEARGLESTRAALENLNFQLNKACKIIQDCKSGSRIHLLFKSNSILLQMQDMAKDIAKTISSFQLINLDITLDLKTMTNQIIDNLSSMEFQSALATEAIASEIENSISQSNKNQENAVKLLEKIAEAVGASVNASMVQTELELLKQEKEEMEAQKKQAEALQLSQLIQFLYSTEIVTRPYDDKRIATYHQQYPIDSFMCPLCHEMMADPVAIPCGHSFERKAIQEYFERGERKCPTCRQELLSLDLTPNLSLRNSIEEWKQRDMDLRFQAAVPGIKSDDSSRQNKALEDMQLLMEKPSYATKVAEERLIPKLVEILKDDRLNSAAALKCLYYIAKYCDNHKEAMVEAGAVRRIVKQIYKDGTEPDAIAILLELSERETLAEKIGSTKDCIPLLVSLLSNNNPDVSQNAHNVLQNLSSNTHFVVKMAEAGHFQPFVARFNQGPQETRTLMAAALIQMQLKEINIQVLKDKQFTHNLVQMLSSSTPACKATCLRSIKKLVEYPKMVKRLLKDPVTIPHLLGLISFVRSDPREKEEAAEILALLVGASQHFELQKYQGLQELQSKHNVNLLLQLVASSDPQTKVQFLHLLVELSQKSETARNLIRQDENAAGQLFSLLHSDQPVVKRWTMKLIYCISEGDPAGVSLPPSPAKELAITTLASILTSSLDIEERSTAAGIISQLPKDDITIDEILCKSDTLKAIHEVICNADEKYNGNRAPADQGTSLLENALAALMRYAEPSKPELQRQVGKLELYPSLVRVLSRGSSLAKQRTAIALAKLSQSTSQSVSDTTIMTERSKHSMPMLFLTKLLPNMSWCCSASSTNGISCSVHGAACSHRDTFCLVKADAVKPLVRTLSETESGVAEASLMALETLLTDHSTLSHATAAIVDNQGVVAILQVLEKGSIPAKTKALDLFQKILNHTQITQTLFQRFEGILIQLLHDDDLKKKAALVLKQMKILPEQSSYF